A portion of the Granulosicoccus antarcticus IMCC3135 genome contains these proteins:
- a CDS encoding TRAP transporter large permease: MIEFVQQYPLAILMVVSLLLGIFSGYPVAFLLGGIGIVFSFIGDIPVAFLGTVSSRIFGGIIENWLLLAVPLFVFMGLTLEQSGVAKNLLLTLQRLLGRTPGGLAISVAILGVVMAASTGIIGASVVMLGLLSLPVMMKQGYKAEMACGVIAASGTLGILIPPSIMLVIMGSILQISVGDLFKAAIIPGLLLGGLYITYIFVTASIKPEWAPPASEAPEDIDDTPLYFALLRDLMGPLFLIAAVLGSIIMGIATPTEAAAIGAVGSLLLAAMARQLNFENLRTTVRNTSNTSAMILFVVIGATCFSVIFKRLGGDYMIEQLITGTGFGPFGLLMLIMGIIFVLGFFLEWIEISFVVLPLVAPVIETLDFGLGLSGQAVLVWFAILIAINLQTSFLTPPFGYALFYLKGITGGEISIGTIYRSIIPFVLLQVTGLALCIYFPAIVLWLPGLMP, encoded by the coding sequence GTGATTGAATTCGTTCAACAGTACCCCTTGGCAATACTGATGGTTGTCTCGCTTTTGCTGGGGATTTTCTCTGGATATCCGGTGGCGTTTTTGCTGGGCGGTATAGGCATTGTGTTTTCGTTTATAGGCGACATTCCGGTAGCCTTTCTTGGCACGGTCAGCTCTCGAATTTTCGGTGGTATTATCGAAAATTGGCTGTTACTTGCGGTGCCGCTCTTCGTTTTCATGGGCCTGACACTTGAACAATCCGGGGTAGCCAAGAATTTACTGCTGACGCTTCAGCGTCTGCTGGGGCGAACGCCCGGAGGTTTGGCAATATCGGTTGCCATTCTTGGCGTGGTAATGGCAGCTTCCACGGGCATTATCGGGGCATCGGTAGTGATGCTCGGGCTATTGTCGCTGCCGGTCATGATGAAGCAAGGCTACAAAGCTGAGATGGCGTGCGGTGTTATTGCAGCCTCTGGTACGCTTGGTATCCTCATTCCGCCATCGATCATGCTGGTGATCATGGGCTCCATTCTGCAGATATCTGTCGGAGATTTGTTCAAGGCTGCGATTATCCCAGGTCTGCTTCTGGGAGGGCTTTATATTACGTATATTTTCGTGACTGCATCAATCAAGCCTGAATGGGCACCTCCGGCCAGTGAGGCGCCGGAGGATATAGATGACACGCCGCTCTATTTTGCCTTGCTGCGAGATCTGATGGGGCCGTTGTTCTTGATTGCCGCGGTTTTGGGGTCTATCATCATGGGGATAGCGACACCAACTGAGGCTGCCGCGATCGGAGCCGTTGGTAGTCTTTTGTTAGCGGCAATGGCGCGACAACTGAACTTTGAAAATCTCCGCACAACGGTGCGCAACACGTCCAACACATCGGCAATGATTCTATTCGTTGTGATTGGAGCGACTTGCTTCTCAGTGATATTCAAGCGCCTTGGCGGTGATTATATGATTGAACAGCTTATCACTGGCACAGGCTTCGGGCCATTTGGTCTTTTGATGCTGATAATGGGGATTATCTTTGTTCTGGGATTCTTTCTGGAATGGATCGAGATCAGCTTTGTTGTGCTGCCGTTGGTTGCGCCTGTTATTGAAACGCTTGATTTCGGCCTTGGTCTTAGTGGGCAAGCGGTTCTTGTGTGGTTTGCAATACTGATTGCAATAAATTTGCAGACAAGCTTTCTGACACCACCTTTTGGATACGCATTGTTTTATCTAAAAGGGATAACCGGTGGGGAAATTAGCATAGGCACAATTTATCGATCAATCATCCCCTTTGTTTTGCTTCAAGTGACGGGTTTGGCTTTGTGTATTTACTTCCCCGCCATCGTGCTGTGGCTGCCAGGCCTCATGCCCTGA
- a CDS encoding ISAzo13 family transposase, translating into MSREELSRKRLVDKIGLKYSQILPSLDERGRREWAATEAMALGHGGITIVHEASALSMPTIRSGIAELMERNGGAIESPRRVRRPGAGRPSKLAEDPELLGALESLVEPGTRGDPQSPLRWTTKSVRVLANELGAAGHSVSFRSVSTLLKQLGYSLQGNAKTIEGAQHPDRNAQFLYIAKQSKRHIKAAQPALSVDTKKKELVGAFKNSGQEYRPKGEPEKVKTHDFKGELGRVAPYGVYDIADNDAWVNVGISADTAEFAVQSIRRWWQTSGKARYGSAREIFITADCGGSNGYRSRLWKLELQGLSDELGRSISVSHFPPGTSKWNRIEHRLFSFITMNWRGKPLYDYRTVIELIGATKTEQGLEVRCELDTNTYEKGRKVTDEEMESINLHPHKFHGEWNYTIKPRE; encoded by the coding sequence ATGAGCAGAGAAGAATTGTCGCGCAAGCGTCTCGTAGATAAAATTGGTTTGAAATATTCGCAAATCCTTCCCTCACTCGACGAACGAGGCCGGCGCGAATGGGCTGCCACCGAGGCGATGGCATTGGGTCACGGCGGCATCACGATCGTTCACGAAGCAAGTGCCCTATCGATGCCTACTATACGTAGCGGCATCGCCGAGCTGATGGAGCGCAACGGCGGCGCGATTGAGTCTCCGCGTCGAGTTCGTCGTCCGGGTGCCGGACGCCCCTCGAAACTTGCCGAAGACCCCGAACTGCTCGGTGCTCTGGAGTCGCTTGTGGAGCCGGGCACACGCGGCGATCCACAGTCGCCGCTGCGTTGGACGACCAAGAGCGTGCGGGTGCTCGCAAACGAGCTTGGCGCGGCAGGGCATTCAGTGAGTTTCCGGAGCGTGTCGACGCTGCTCAAACAGTTGGGCTACTCTTTGCAAGGCAACGCAAAAACGATCGAAGGAGCTCAGCATCCAGACCGCAACGCGCAATTTCTATATATCGCCAAACAGAGCAAGCGACACATAAAGGCTGCACAGCCTGCGCTGTCGGTAGACACGAAAAAGAAGGAGCTTGTCGGAGCCTTCAAGAACAGCGGCCAAGAATATCGCCCCAAAGGTGAGCCGGAGAAGGTCAAGACCCACGATTTCAAGGGTGAGCTTGGCAGGGTGGCTCCGTACGGCGTTTACGACATCGCGGACAACGACGCCTGGGTGAACGTCGGGATCAGTGCGGACACGGCCGAGTTTGCGGTGCAAAGCATCCGCCGCTGGTGGCAGACATCCGGCAAGGCACGTTACGGATCGGCGCGCGAGATTTTTATCACCGCCGACTGCGGGGGCAGTAACGGTTACCGCAGCCGGCTCTGGAAGCTTGAACTTCAGGGGCTCAGTGACGAGCTGGGTCGATCAATCAGCGTCAGCCACTTTCCGCCGGGCACGAGCAAATGGAATCGAATCGAGCACCGACTCTTCAGCTTTATCACCATGAACTGGCGCGGCAAGCCGTTGTACGATTATCGCACGGTAATCGAGCTGATCGGAGCGACGAAGACAGAACAAGGACTAGAAGTACGCTGTGAGCTTGACACAAACACCTACGAGAAAGGGCGCAAGGTAACGGACGAAGAAATGGAGTCAATCAACCTGCACCCCCACAAATTCCATGGCGAGTGGAACTACACGATAAAACCACGGGAATAA